In the Pirellulales bacterium genome, one interval contains:
- a CDS encoding DUF1553 domain-containing protein translates to MRLMLFFTMLLAILLGLVNSACAAPPSGDFERDIAPLMARHCLGCHNASEASGGLVLVDRAHALAGGDSGAALVPGKPDESLLIQRLRDGSMPPEGKGEALTAEQVEKLAAWVRAGCNWPREQPLSPYEFTTDRRAGYDWWSLQPVTRPPVPRELIDEQPAGAIDAFVLEKLRERQLDMAPLADRQTLIRRLSFDLTGLPPTPEEIRAFVDDPAADAYPRLVERLLASPHYGERWAQHWLDVVRFSESKGFERDRLRENAWRYRDWVVTAFNEDLPYDAFVRRQLAGDALAPEDAASATPTGFLVTGPNNDVGNGSELARQRERSDELDDYVSTATSALLGMTVSCARCHDHKFDPIPTRDYYRLVAVFSGVHYGDRPLASDSQREERKAKLAEFDAQLAALGKQRQAIDDELAALGGGPASSVKNEIRFAPIEARYVRLAIERTGGDNEPAIDELEIYAAGAEPNQALATTGAVASASSLLSGYAIHQVPHLNDGLIGNDHSWIAAERGSAWAQIDLVKTLPVERVVWGRDRERHYTDRVPQEYAVLLSLDGETWTVAARRPERSEPSAEIRQQLAALQKRSADLAAEVAAVEQAKKAVPPFETIWATVSTKPEHTRVLTRGDVTTPADEVTPGALSAVKGLAPDLAAADASDRERRLALAQWITAPENPLTARVMVNRVWQYHFGQGLVENASDFGFNGGLPSHPELLDWLAAEFVEHGWSLKHLHRLIVGSRAYRQACRADEAASQVDADNRLLWRANRRRLDAESIRDSVLLTAGTLNAKPGGPSFRLFKYTDGNIPVFEPLAGEDQSTWRRTLYRHVVRSQSVPFLDVFDCPDCSVMTAKRSRTTTPLQALSLLNNDFVVRQSQLLAARLRSDAGADAGAQVERAMWLIFGRAPTPEQRAELTTFVEQHGLEPLGRVLWNANEFLYVN, encoded by the coding sequence CGGCCTGCGCGGCGCCGCCCAGCGGCGACTTTGAGCGCGACATCGCCCCGCTGATGGCGCGCCACTGTCTGGGGTGTCATAACGCCAGCGAGGCCAGCGGCGGATTGGTGCTGGTGGATCGCGCCCACGCGCTCGCCGGTGGAGACTCGGGCGCGGCGCTTGTGCCGGGCAAGCCCGACGAGAGTCTGCTGATCCAGCGCTTGCGCGATGGCTCGATGCCGCCCGAGGGCAAGGGCGAAGCGCTCACGGCGGAGCAAGTGGAGAAGCTGGCCGCCTGGGTGCGCGCGGGGTGCAATTGGCCGCGAGAACAGCCACTCAGTCCTTACGAGTTCACGACCGACCGTCGCGCTGGCTACGACTGGTGGTCGCTGCAACCGGTGACGCGGCCGCCCGTGCCGCGCGAACTGATTGATGAGCAGCCCGCCGGCGCGATCGACGCATTTGTGCTGGAAAAGCTGCGCGAACGTCAACTCGACATGGCGCCACTGGCCGATCGGCAGACGCTTATTCGGCGCTTGAGCTTCGATCTGACGGGGTTGCCGCCGACGCCGGAGGAGATTCGCGCGTTTGTGGACGATCCGGCGGCCGACGCGTATCCGCGGTTGGTCGAGCGGCTGTTGGCATCGCCCCATTATGGCGAGCGCTGGGCGCAACATTGGCTCGATGTGGTGCGGTTCAGCGAGAGCAAGGGCTTTGAGCGCGATCGGCTGCGCGAGAACGCTTGGCGCTATCGCGATTGGGTGGTGACCGCCTTCAACGAAGACCTGCCGTACGACGCTTTCGTTCGCCGTCAATTAGCTGGCGACGCGCTGGCGCCAGAGGACGCCGCTAGCGCCACGCCGACCGGATTTTTGGTGACGGGGCCGAACAACGATGTAGGCAACGGCAGCGAGTTGGCGCGACAGCGCGAACGCTCCGACGAATTGGACGATTACGTCTCGACCGCCACGAGCGCGCTGTTGGGAATGACCGTGTCTTGCGCCCGCTGCCACGATCACAAGTTCGATCCGATTCCGACGCGCGATTACTATCGGCTGGTGGCCGTGTTTTCCGGCGTGCATTACGGCGATCGACCGCTGGCCAGCGACAGCCAGCGCGAGGAGCGCAAGGCCAAGCTCGCCGAGTTCGACGCGCAACTGGCGGCGCTGGGCAAGCAGCGACAGGCCATTGACGACGAGTTGGCGGCGCTGGGGGGCGGCCCCGCCAGCAGCGTGAAGAACGAGATTCGCTTTGCCCCGATCGAGGCTCGCTATGTGCGCTTGGCGATCGAGCGGACCGGCGGCGACAACGAACCGGCGATCGACGAGCTGGAGATTTACGCGGCCGGCGCCGAGCCAAATCAAGCGCTCGCCACCACCGGCGCCGTGGCCAGCGCGTCGTCGCTATTGTCCGGCTACGCCATCCATCAGGTACCGCATCTCAATGACGGCTTGATTGGCAACGACCACAGTTGGATCGCCGCCGAGCGGGGGTCGGCCTGGGCGCAGATCGACCTGGTCAAGACGTTGCCGGTCGAGCGCGTGGTGTGGGGGCGCGATCGCGAGCGCCATTACACCGATCGCGTGCCGCAAGAGTACGCGGTGCTGCTATCGCTCGACGGCGAGACATGGACTGTCGCGGCGCGCCGGCCCGAGCGCAGTGAGCCGAGCGCCGAGATTCGCCAGCAACTTGCCGCATTGCAAAAACGAAGCGCCGATCTGGCCGCCGAGGTCGCGGCGGTCGAGCAAGCGAAGAAAGCAGTGCCACCGTTCGAAACCATCTGGGCGACAGTCAGCACGAAACCGGAGCACACGCGGGTGTTGACGCGTGGCGATGTCACCACGCCGGCCGATGAGGTGACGCCGGGGGCGTTGTCGGCGGTGAAGGGACTGGCGCCCGACCTGGCCGCGGCAGACGCCAGCGACCGCGAGCGCCGGCTGGCGCTGGCCCAGTGGATCACAGCGCCCGAGAATCCGCTCACCGCGCGCGTGATGGTGAACCGCGTGTGGCAATATCATTTCGGACAGGGACTGGTGGAGAACGCCAGCGATTTTGGATTCAACGGCGGGCTGCCGTCGCATCCGGAACTGCTCGACTGGCTCGCCGCCGAGTTCGTGGAGCATGGCTGGAGCCTGAAGCATTTGCACCGGCTGATCGTGGGCTCGCGCGCGTATCGACAGGCGTGCCGCGCCGATGAGGCGGCCAGCCAAGTCGACGCCGACAATCGGTTGCTGTGGCGCGCCAATCGACGCCGGCTCGACGCCGAATCGATTCGCGACTCGGTGCTGCTGACCGCCGGCACGCTCAACGCGAAGCCGGGGGGGCCCAGCTTCCGGCTGTTCAAGTACACCGATGGCAATATCCCGGTGTTTGAACCGCTGGCCGGCGAAGATCAATCGACTTGGCGACGCACGTTGTACCGGCATGTGGTGCGGTCGCAGAGCGTGCCGTTTCTCGATGTGTTCGATTGTCCGGACTGCTCGGTGATGACCGCCAAGCGTTCGCGCACCACCACTCCCTTGCAGGCGCTTAGTTTATTGAACAACGACTTTGTGGTTCGCCAAAGCCAGTTGTTGGCGGCGCGCTTAAGAAGTGACGCGGGCGCCGACGCCGGCGCGCAGGTGGAGCGGGCAATGTGGCTCATCTTTGGCCGCGCGCCAACGCCCGAGCAGCGCGCCGAACTGACCACGTTTGTCGAGCAGCACGGTTTGGAGCCATTGGGCCGCGTGCTCTGGAACGCCAACGAGTTTCTTTACGTCAACTAA